A window of Microcystis aeruginosa FD4 contains these coding sequences:
- a CDS encoding cysteine synthase A produces the protein MDIKNGFVDAVGNTPLIRLNSFSEETGCEILGKAEFLNPGGSVKDRAALYIIQEAEKAGTLQPGGTVVEGTAGNTGIGLAHICNAKGYKCLIIIPDTQSQEKIDLLRTLGAEVRTVPAVPYRDANNYVKLSGRVASEMENAIWANQFDNLANRRAHYETTGQEIWEQTDGKIDAWVAATGTGGTYAGVAMFLKDQNPQVRCLVADPMGSGLYSYVKTGTITLEGSSITEGIGNSRITANMEGAPIDDAIQIDDPTAIKVVYQLLQKDGLFMGGSVGINVGAAVALAKQMGPGHTIVTVLCDGGARYQSRLYNPQWLAEKGLA, from the coding sequence ATGGATATTAAAAATGGTTTCGTCGATGCGGTGGGTAATACTCCCCTAATTCGTCTCAATAGTTTTAGCGAGGAAACTGGCTGCGAGATTCTCGGTAAGGCCGAATTTCTTAACCCCGGTGGTTCGGTCAAGGATCGCGCCGCTTTATATATTATCCAAGAAGCGGAAAAAGCTGGTACTCTCCAACCGGGGGGAACCGTTGTCGAAGGAACCGCCGGCAATACTGGCATCGGTTTGGCGCATATCTGCAATGCTAAAGGTTATAAATGCCTGATTATCATTCCCGATACCCAATCCCAAGAGAAAATTGACCTATTGAGAACCCTTGGCGCGGAAGTGCGTACTGTTCCCGCCGTTCCTTACCGGGATGCCAATAATTACGTTAAATTATCGGGGAGAGTGGCCAGCGAGATGGAAAATGCTATCTGGGCTAATCAATTCGATAATCTGGCTAATCGTCGCGCTCACTACGAAACCACTGGCCAGGAAATCTGGGAACAAACCGACGGTAAAATTGATGCTTGGGTGGCTGCCACGGGAACTGGGGGAACCTACGCGGGGGTGGCGATGTTTTTAAAAGACCAAAATCCCCAGGTGCGCTGCCTGGTGGCGGATCCGATGGGTAGCGGTTTATATAGTTATGTGAAAACCGGGACAATTACCCTTGAAGGTAGTTCAATTACTGAAGGGATTGGTAATAGTCGTATTACGGCTAATATGGAAGGCGCACCTATAGATGATGCCATTCAAATTGATGATCCCACTGCCATCAAAGTTGTTTATCAACTATTACAAAAAGATGGTTTATTTATGGGGGGTTCTGTGGGTATTAATGTTGGTGCTGCAGTAGCTTTAGCTAAACAAATGGGGCCAGGCCACACTATTGTTACTGTTCTTTGTGATGGTGGGGCCCGTTATCAATCTCGTTTATATAATCCTCAATGGTTGGCTGAGAAAGGGTTGGCTTAA
- a CDS encoding NUDIX hydrolase, with product MSEPPQFLQQRLFYQGRVFQFEVSKLRLPNGVEGEWECVRHPGGALAVPITKEGQLVLVRQYRFSLQARILEFPAGTIDEGEDPATTVKRELEEEAGYRAHNWQSLGKFALAPGYSDEYIYAFLARELEKLSLPPAQDVDEDLEVVFMSFEEMESAIAKGESIDAKTITSFYLARLALN from the coding sequence ATGTCTGAACCGCCTCAATTTCTCCAACAACGTCTTTTTTATCAGGGTCGCGTCTTTCAATTTGAAGTCTCGAAACTCCGTTTACCTAACGGTGTCGAGGGAGAATGGGAATGTGTCCGTCATCCAGGGGGCGCTTTAGCAGTTCCGATCACCAAGGAAGGTCAATTAGTTTTAGTACGCCAGTATCGATTTAGTTTGCAAGCTCGAATTCTGGAATTTCCCGCAGGAACGATCGATGAAGGAGAAGACCCTGCTACGACGGTCAAACGAGAATTAGAGGAAGAAGCGGGCTATCGGGCGCACAATTGGCAATCTTTGGGTAAATTTGCCCTAGCACCAGGTTATTCCGATGAATACATCTATGCTTTTCTGGCGCGGGAGCTGGAAAAATTAAGCTTGCCCCCCGCTCAAGATGTCGATGAAGATCTAGAAGTGGTTTTTATGAGTTTTGAGGAAATGGAATCAGCGATCGCCAAGGGAGAATCGATCGATGCTAAAACTATTACTAGCTTCTATCTGGCCCGTTTAGCTCTTAATTAA
- a CDS encoding glycosyltransferase: protein MSNQESIFPFSQKPVYSSLLKSILSIISVILIMLAVIGGLMMVSLSLCWSEHNIDRLILGLVEEIFNPFAWIKVPTVTNSYQLLLPTVILLIFTQSIIFLSPRPQVWSRLVIISITLAITLRYLLWRILETLNLSTPLNGFFSLLLLGIEMMVLSSSMIQLVLVLTTKDRRKEADFYSQAVIDKQYLPTVDILIPTYNEPAFILKRTIIGCQALNYPHKNIYILDDTQRAEIHQLAEKLNCHYLTREDRKNAKAGNLNHALRQTQGELVVVFDADFIPCQNFLERTVGWFQNPKIALVQTPQSFYNADTIAHNLGLENIVTPDEELFYRHIQPAKDGVGSPVCAGTSFIVRRKALEEVGYFNIESISEDYFTGIAISAKGYEVIYLNEKLSAGLSAESLSAYLRQRLRWARGTLQAFFIKANPLKIAGLTIPQRLAHLEGLLSWFSPLARLFSLLIPLLYTFGYIVPLNITIDETIYIFLPYMMLQLGTYHWLNSRSRSIVFSEVLSMIICVPTSLTVLHVLWKPFDKGFQVTPKGIARQNYQYNWRLSYPLLFFLTITLISIFFNLNHHNYQESHLNFGLILAIYNVVIIMTALVALLEAPLALETQYQLLEYPVNLITESDIIIQGNLKKLSEIGAEINLSQPIYPPELLLDILGEDLRLSSHLVNLEKRGKIWQATLKFQPLSLSEQRKLINFLFCRPQRWPVKNTAGELQSLWLLIISFCRGIGLICRVFLNRKTAL from the coding sequence ATGTCTAACCAAGAATCGATTTTTCCGTTCTCTCAAAAACCAGTGTATTCCTCCCTATTAAAGTCGATTTTATCGATAATATCAGTTATTTTAATTATGTTAGCAGTGATCGGCGGGCTAATGATGGTCAGTTTATCATTATGTTGGTCAGAACACAATATTGATCGATTAATCCTTGGCTTAGTAGAAGAAATTTTTAACCCATTTGCTTGGATCAAAGTTCCCACAGTTACTAATAGCTATCAATTATTATTACCCACAGTTATCCTGCTAATTTTTACCCAGTCAATCATTTTCTTGTCTCCGCGTCCGCAAGTTTGGTCAAGATTAGTCATTATTTCTATCACCCTAGCTATCACCCTGCGCTATCTACTCTGGAGAATTCTGGAAACCTTAAATCTTTCTACCCCTCTCAATGGCTTTTTTAGTTTACTCCTTTTAGGCATTGAGATGATGGTTTTAAGCAGTAGCATGATTCAGTTAGTTTTAGTCTTAACCACGAAGGATAGACGCAAAGAAGCTGATTTTTATAGCCAAGCGGTGATCGATAAACAGTATTTACCGACGGTAGATATCCTGATTCCCACCTATAATGAACCAGCTTTCATCTTAAAAAGAACTATTATTGGTTGTCAAGCCCTTAATTATCCCCATAAAAATATTTATATTCTCGATGATACCCAGAGAGCAGAAATTCATCAATTGGCAGAAAAATTAAATTGTCATTATCTGACTCGTGAGGATAGAAAAAACGCTAAAGCAGGTAATTTAAACCATGCTCTCAGACAAACTCAAGGAGAATTAGTGGTGGTTTTTGACGCAGATTTTATTCCTTGTCAGAACTTTCTAGAAAGAACTGTTGGCTGGTTTCAAAATCCCAAAATTGCCTTAGTGCAAACTCCCCAAAGCTTTTATAATGCAGATACTATTGCCCATAACTTAGGTTTAGAAAATATCGTTACTCCCGACGAAGAATTATTTTATCGTCATATCCAACCAGCTAAAGATGGGGTGGGTAGTCCTGTCTGCGCTGGCACTTCTTTTATTGTCAGAAGAAAAGCCTTAGAGGAAGTGGGCTACTTTAATATAGAATCTATTAGTGAAGACTATTTTACCGGGATTGCTATCTCTGCCAAAGGTTATGAAGTTATTTACTTAAATGAAAAACTCAGTGCTGGTTTATCTGCCGAAAGTTTATCAGCTTATTTACGGCAAAGATTGCGCTGGGCAAGGGGAACTTTACAGGCCTTTTTTATCAAAGCTAATCCCCTAAAAATTGCGGGACTAACTATACCCCAAAGATTGGCACACTTAGAAGGACTTTTATCTTGGTTTTCTCCCTTAGCTCGTTTATTTTCTCTGCTTATTCCTCTCCTTTATACCTTTGGATATATCGTACCTTTGAACATTACCATCGATGAGACAATCTATATCTTTTTACCCTACATGATGCTGCAGTTAGGCACTTATCACTGGTTAAATTCTCGCTCGCGCTCGATTGTTTTTTCTGAGGTACTATCGATGATTATTTGTGTCCCAACATCCCTAACAGTTCTCCATGTTCTTTGGAAACCCTTTGACAAAGGATTTCAGGTGACACCGAAGGGAATTGCTCGCCAAAATTATCAATATAATTGGCGTTTATCCTACCCATTGCTCTTTTTCCTAACTATTACTTTAATTAGTATTTTCTTTAATTTAAATCATCATAATTATCAAGAAAGTCACCTAAATTTTGGCTTGATTTTGGCTATATATAACGTGGTTATTATCATGACTGCTTTAGTGGCTTTATTGGAAGCTCCCCTCGCCCTAGAAACTCAATACCAATTGCTGGAATATCCTGTTAACTTGATAACAGAATCGGATATAATCATACAGGGCAATCTGAAAAAACTTTCGGAAATAGGGGCAGAAATTAACCTGAGTCAACCCATCTACCCGCCCGAATTACTCCTAGATATTTTAGGCGAAGATTTGCGCCTATCGTCTCATCTAGTCAATCTAGAAAAACGAGGAAAAATCTGGCAAGCAACCCTTAAATTCCAGCCACTTAGCCTATCAGAGCAGAGAAAACTAATTAATTTTCTGTTCTGTCGTCCTCAGCGCTGGCCAGTGAAAAATACGGCGGGAGAATTACAATCTCTTTGGTTGCTAATTATCAGCTTTTGTCGGGGAATAGGCTTGATTTGTCGGGTATTTCTGAATCGAAAAACAGCCCTTTAG
- a CDS encoding DUF7305 domain-containing protein, with protein MKNRLYLDLMANKEKGFALPLALLIGLILMGTGITMMMRAQGDQSKVVAQKARADSLASAEAGVARVQDLLNSVRVMAKFPSHCKSGEDCWQTAEVATNPSTKLQKDLKKLAIATACGNDSRRDEIANKILAPTNQRAENPGLRDLTTGEWFDLGNNRYYRMVGYNFTPRSDPKILGWGYLTLEGRSRTSPETDLTKTNIDRDSDDNAASRNRVVVTIHIVGSLPPAFNRSKAPALWINKGATEDADQTSQMRSNAEYSGGAKFEGDVVMSDTTFDKGTLQPKLECFINTNKIQQPRPALDTPYKAQFVDESLPSLPKIPDNVPDNQRNLKLSESKTIFPRRDGDGDITDTTSTRKINDQDVEVYEYIFDSIDLNDREITITPGERVIFYVRQDITGNGGIEHDCSTVSSPTVCKAGNLQIYAYNQLASDSAQICLKGSKKLEAFIFAPNYSLGKNGSGAFVGAAWGKDWGKKTDCGSNNDAVAVTQGVEWTDLLIPKPGYLKSLPRVGKIASWCQEPIPEKDDTPTKPSKCVPD; from the coding sequence ATGAAAAATCGTTTATACCTTGACCTGATGGCTAATAAGGAAAAAGGGTTTGCCTTGCCTCTTGCCCTGTTAATTGGACTTATCCTGATGGGAACAGGAATAACTATGATGATGCGCGCGCAAGGAGACCAATCGAAAGTAGTTGCCCAAAAAGCCCGGGCTGATAGTTTAGCAAGTGCCGAAGCTGGGGTAGCTCGCGTGCAGGATTTACTCAATAGCGTTCGAGTTATGGCGAAGTTTCCTAGTCATTGTAAATCTGGGGAAGACTGTTGGCAGACCGCCGAAGTGGCTACTAATCCCAGTACCAAATTACAAAAAGATTTAAAAAAATTAGCCATTGCCACCGCCTGTGGTAATGACAGTCGTAGGGATGAAATTGCCAACAAAATCCTCGCACCAACTAATCAACGAGCAGAAAATCCAGGATTAAGAGATTTGACTACTGGTGAATGGTTTGATCTCGGTAATAATCGTTATTATCGCATGGTTGGATACAATTTTACCCCAAGGTCTGACCCCAAGATTCTGGGTTGGGGATATCTCACCCTCGAAGGACGTTCTCGCACCAGTCCCGAAACAGACTTAACTAAAACTAATATCGATAGAGATAGTGACGATAATGCCGCCTCCCGTAACCGGGTGGTGGTAACTATCCATATTGTTGGTTCCCTTCCCCCCGCATTCAATCGCTCCAAGGCTCCGGCTTTGTGGATAAACAAGGGGGCCACGGAAGATGCAGATCAAACCAGCCAGATGAGGTCGAATGCGGAGTATTCTGGCGGTGCTAAATTTGAAGGGGATGTGGTGATGAGCGATACCACATTTGACAAGGGAACTTTGCAACCAAAGCTAGAATGTTTTATTAACACGAACAAAATTCAACAGCCCAGACCTGCACTCGATACCCCCTACAAAGCGCAATTTGTCGATGAGAGCTTACCCAGTTTACCGAAGATTCCCGACAACGTTCCCGATAACCAGCGAAACCTAAAACTCTCCGAGAGCAAGACCATTTTTCCCAGAAGAGATGGGGATGGTGACATCACTGATACCACTTCTACCCGCAAGATTAACGATCAAGACGTAGAGGTATACGAGTATATCTTTGATTCTATCGACTTGAATGATCGGGAAATTACCATTACTCCAGGAGAACGGGTAATTTTCTATGTTAGACAGGATATTACTGGTAACGGTGGCATCGAACACGACTGCAGCACTGTTAGCTCACCCACGGTTTGTAAAGCGGGCAATCTACAGATTTATGCCTATAATCAATTAGCTTCAGATTCTGCGCAAATTTGTCTGAAAGGGAGCAAAAAACTAGAAGCGTTTATCTTTGCTCCTAACTATTCCCTCGGCAAAAACGGTAGCGGTGCTTTCGTCGGTGCCGCCTGGGGTAAAGATTGGGGCAAAAAGACGGACTGTGGCTCAAATAACGATGCTGTTGCTGTTACCCAAGGGGTAGAATGGACTGACTTACTCATCCCGAAACCAGGCTACTTAAAAAGTTTGCCCCGAGTTGGTAAGATTGCCAGTTGGTGTCAGGAACCCATACCGGAAAAGGATGATACCCCCACGAAGCCATCTAAGTGTGTACCCGATTAA
- a CDS encoding DUF4079 domain-containing protein: protein MQFVDFLALIHPVLAIVVVFPIIGLVVNFAWQTRQRRLETNAGNKSKIPPVAGPEHLRLGRWLTGTVVGVNLLALAYSVVYGFNGFVDQQKDGKLDSFQVFFVILMFFVTITSLVCLYRARQGLWRGIFATLTGMGLIIIGSQDGVWRLSAQWYWSHYYIGMAASLLMIFSLAIVEDIYKDRSHRWRIAHTILNCIALALFLGQAMTGSRDLLEIPLSWQKPAIYRCDFTNKTCPEPKSSTPLNNPIS from the coding sequence ATGCAATTCGTCGATTTTCTGGCTCTAATTCATCCTGTCCTAGCAATAGTGGTCGTTTTCCCTATTATCGGCCTCGTAGTTAACTTTGCTTGGCAAACCCGTCAACGTCGCCTAGAAACCAACGCAGGAAATAAAAGTAAAATTCCCCCAGTGGCTGGGCCAGAACATCTACGCTTAGGCCGCTGGTTAACGGGTACAGTGGTAGGGGTTAACCTGTTAGCACTAGCTTACTCGGTCGTTTACGGTTTTAATGGTTTTGTCGATCAACAAAAAGACGGAAAATTAGACTCCTTTCAGGTCTTTTTTGTGATTTTGATGTTTTTTGTCACCATTACCTCTTTGGTCTGTCTCTACCGCGCTAGACAAGGCCTCTGGCGCGGAATTTTTGCCACCCTGACTGGCATGGGTTTAATTATTATCGGTTCTCAGGATGGAGTCTGGCGACTCTCGGCCCAATGGTACTGGTCCCACTACTATATCGGTATGGCGGCATCATTACTGATGATTTTCTCTCTGGCCATTGTCGAAGATATCTATAAAGACCGTTCCCATCGTTGGCGCATTGCCCATACAATTCTCAATTGTATCGCTCTGGCTCTCTTTCTGGGACAAGCCATGACCGGTTCGAGGGATTTGCTGGAAATTCCCCTCAGTTGGCAAAAACCGGCAATTTATCGCTGTGATTTCACCAATAAAACCTGTCCTGAACCGAAATCCTCAACCCCCCTCAACAACCCGATAAGTTAA
- a CDS encoding UDP-N-acetylmuramoyl-L-alanyl-D-glutamate--2,6-diaminopimelate ligase: MKLQELLTNITPVSPISSPIASITEITGISTNSHACQPGDLFIGLPGTRVDGGEFWRSALETGAVAAIISPAAAAKFPPPEDASVMVVEDLVAATAAIAAKFYHYPAQTLKLIGVTGTNGKTTTTHLIEYFLSQAEIPTALFGTLYTRWQGFQETANHTTPFANELQASLAKAVSAGNEIAVMEVSSHALAQGRVQGCTFPVTVFTNLTRDHLDYHLDMEDYFAAKAKLFSPDYLQGKAIINLDDEYGQRLAASLSPQQVLTYSVSDASADFYTKDLHYQPTGVEGVMVTPQGEIAFASPLVGQYNLANLLAAVAAVLECGVDLGKVIGQIPQFSGVPGRMERVSTAPDQDISVIVDYAHTPDSLENVLTASRPFISGRMICVFGCGGDRDRTKRPLMGKIAAELADLAIVTSDNPRTESPERILEDIIAGIPPEITVQVISDRALAIDTAIQAAQPGDGVIIAGKGHEDYQILGTEKIPFDDREQARTALVKVKK; this comes from the coding sequence ATGAAACTGCAAGAACTTTTAACAAATATAACTCCGGTTTCCCCGATTTCTTCTCCTATCGCTTCTATTACCGAGATTACAGGAATTTCCACCAACTCCCATGCTTGTCAACCGGGAGATCTATTTATCGGTTTACCCGGTACTCGCGTCGATGGCGGCGAATTTTGGCGTTCTGCTTTGGAAACCGGGGCCGTAGCGGCGATTATCTCCCCGGCAGCCGCAGCTAAATTTCCCCCTCCGGAGGATGCTTCGGTGATGGTTGTGGAAGATTTAGTTGCTGCCACTGCTGCGATCGCTGCCAAATTTTATCATTATCCTGCCCAAACCCTAAAATTAATCGGTGTGACGGGAACCAACGGCAAAACCACCACCACCCATCTAATTGAATATTTTCTCAGCCAAGCAGAGATTCCCACCGCTTTATTCGGTACTCTTTACACCCGTTGGCAAGGATTCCAAGAAACCGCTAATCATACCACCCCTTTCGCTAACGAGTTACAAGCTAGTTTAGCCAAAGCGGTGAGCGCCGGCAATGAAATCGCCGTCATGGAAGTTAGTTCCCATGCACTGGCCCAGGGACGGGTACAGGGTTGTACTTTTCCCGTGACGGTGTTTACCAATCTCACCAGGGACCATCTCGATTATCACCTCGATATGGAGGATTATTTTGCCGCTAAAGCTAAATTATTTAGTCCCGATTATCTGCAAGGTAAGGCGATTATTAACCTTGATGATGAATATGGTCAACGATTAGCGGCCTCCCTCTCTCCACAACAGGTTTTAACCTATAGTGTGTCCGATGCTAGTGCCGATTTTTATACTAAAGATTTACACTATCAACCCACGGGAGTGGAAGGGGTGATGGTGACTCCCCAAGGGGAAATAGCCTTTGCTTCTCCTCTGGTGGGTCAATATAATCTAGCTAACCTCTTAGCGGCGGTGGCGGCAGTGTTAGAATGTGGTGTAGATTTAGGGAAAGTAATCGGTCAAATTCCCCAGTTTTCAGGAGTACCGGGGCGGATGGAACGGGTTAGCACCGCCCCTGACCAAGATATCAGCGTCATTGTCGATTATGCCCATACTCCCGACAGTTTAGAGAATGTTTTAACAGCTTCCCGGCCCTTTATTTCCGGTCGGATGATTTGTGTTTTTGGTTGTGGCGGCGATCGAGATCGAACCAAACGGCCGTTAATGGGTAAAATAGCCGCAGAATTAGCAGATTTAGCCATAGTTACCTCCGATAATCCCCGCACAGAGTCTCCCGAACGAATTCTTGAGGATATTATCGCTGGCATTCCCCCAGAAATTACTGTTCAGGTAATTAGCGATCGCGCTTTGGCCATTGACACGGCTATTCAAGCAGCACAACCGGGAGACGGAGTAATTATTGCGGGTAAGGGTCACGAAGACTATCAAATTTTGGGGACAGAAAAAATCCCTTTCGATGACCGCGAACAGGCCCGGACCGCTTTGGTGAAAGTGAAAAAGTGA